The DNA sequence TATTCTGGAATAGGGAATCATAAAATTAATTTTACAAAAAAATGGCTTTTAAAAGCCATTTTTTGTTATTATTAATAGACAATGGTGGACAATAAAGATTATTGAAGACAATTATCAATAATAATATACAATAAAGATTATTGAAGACAATTCTTGACAATGAAAGACATAACATTGTAAAATATTAACATCTTGGCTCTTAAGCCAAATAACTTAATATTCGTGTCTAACTACGGCATTCTCACATTAGAGGAAGTGGCGAAGATCATGAAGGTAAGCCAGAAGACGGTTTATCGTTGGGTTAACTCTAGAAAACTTCGGGCCGCCAAGTTTGGGCACAAAACGTATCGTATCTTAGAAAAAGACCTGGTGAAGTTCATCAATCAACACATGAGTTAAGCCAGGCTTTTATATTTATATGCCATACCTAAGTAAAAATTACCGCGTTCAAAGAAAGTCCCGCCTGCAGAGCTTGCGCGAAGCCGGAATGTTTCTTGGTTTTTCGGTGCTGTCAATTATGTTAACTCTATTTTTACTTGGCTGGGCGGCGTATGCCTTAACCGGATATTAAAATGTTTATTAGAAACCAAAAAATTAGAAATACTGTCAACTTGGTCGCAATACTATCAGCGATAGTGATTTTAACGTTAGTCACGCTTGATGTCTGGCAGAATGTTTCATCGCGCCGAGCCGTCACTGAAAATGAAAAATTAGTTGTACCCAAAGAAAAAGTGGTGAGCTACGAATTTGTAAAAGATGAAAATAAAAAAGAAGTTGTGGCCTACAAATATATTTCGTCAGTGCCGGTGCCGGCTGGGTCATACCGGGGACTGGTTGAAGATGTTTCAAAGCGCACCGCCAGCTCGCAGGTATTCTTGAAGGAAGTGCAATCAATTGACGAACAAACTCAGGCCGAGACATATGTTGGGAAATTTTATGGTGCTAACACTTTTGCTAAAGATAATGAGGCGTGGTATTTCGTGGAAACGGCCACTACTACGCCGCAAGCTTTTGCGGCGCAAACGAGGCTGACTATTTTGGACAGGGTTAAGGAGTTATTTGGCGAACAAGCTTTTGCGGCGACTGATACAACTTACGCCGGCGCGGGTGATGGATATACCACATACGGCGGTGGCGATTCAGATACGTGGGATTCAGTTCATGATGCGCTTACAGGAACCAGTGCTTGGCCGACGGAGACCACAGCATATACGGGTGGTGGTTATAGTATTTTTAGTGGTAATCCTTTTTTGTACCGAGCTTTTTTTCCGGTTGATACTTCGGCACTTCCGGACGCCCCGACGATTTCTTCGGCCAGTTTACACCTATATGTCGTTGCCGATGCATTACCTAACGACAGCTATGGCTTCTTGGTGCCGATTTTATCAACACAAGCTTCAGTCACCACTTTGGCTACGGCCGATTATGATCAGTGCGGCGCAATTAATAATCCGACTGAAGGCGGAGATCGAGTATATGGTACAAGTGTTAATCAAGATAGTTACGTTACATTGCCATTAAATGCTACTGGGATTTCCTGGATTTCTGACTCCGGCTATACCAAGTTGGGAGTTCGTGAGGGCAATGATGCATTAGACGTTGCGCCGGCAATTGTTGGCACGGCCGCATTCGCAACCTCTGAGGCAGCTGATACCACTACTGATCCGTATTTGGAAGTTACTTATACGGAAATTGCCCCCAAAAAAATAAAGATTGATAACGGCCGGATAAAGATTGATAACGGCCGGATAAAGATTAATTAAATATGCCTTTCTTTCAAACCACAACCAGGCAACTACTCACCAGACTCGGACTGCTGTCCTTGGTCATGGTGTTGGTTGGTATTGGTTTGCAAGCAAGTCTGGAAAGTAGGGCC is a window from the Candidatus Buchananbacteria bacterium genome containing:
- a CDS encoding helix-turn-helix domain-containing protein, which produces MALKPNNLIFVSNYGILTLEEVAKIMKVSQKTVYRWVNSRKLRAAKFGHKTYRILEKDLVKFINQHMS